In the Bos mutus isolate GX-2022 unplaced genomic scaffold, NWIPB_WYAK_1.1 CTG220, whole genome shotgun sequence genome, one interval contains:
- the TIMD4 gene encoding T-cell immunoglobulin and mucin domain-containing protein 4, translated as MSKGPLILWLVIELGRLCLTPAASQTVVRAFLGQPVTLPCTYSSWSPHSNSMCWGRGQCPKSKCDDELLYTDGTKVVSSKSPKYQLRGIIQRGDVSLTIMDTNEGDQNVYCCRIEVPGWFNDVKRNIRLDLRRAPTTTPSTTTRRPTTTTTTTVATTTAMTTATAVLPTTVVTTSDLTSTPPLQMRTTAALTTTASVCPLTTLSSLLEEDTILLTLEPSTEGPTLTAELEPALLPRTSQRSVEETSHRSTALLTSKTPETSFLVQNEVEPEQIRMTSNYDLLMIIAPSLGFVLLALLLAFFLRGKFVKANCFQKHTRLDNVGEGKDVLNGTEDEDGLFTL; from the exons CTCCGGCAGCATCACAGACTGTCGTGAGAGCATTTTTGGGTCAGCCAGTGACTTTGCCGTGTACATACTCATCCTGGTCTCCGCATAGTAATAGCATGTGCTGGGGCAGAGGCCAGTGTCCCAAGTCCAAATGCGATGACGAGCTTCTCTACACCGATGGGACAAAGGTGGTCTCAAGCAAGTCGCCAAAATACCAACTTCGGGGGATTATCCAGAGAGGGGATGTCTCCTTGACCATCATGGACACCAATGAAGGTGACCAGAATGTGTACTGCTGTCGCATAGAGGTGCCTGGCTGGTTCAATGATGTGAAGAGGAACATCCGCCTGGATCTGAGGAGAG CCCCCACAACTACGCCCTCGACAACCACCCGCCGCccaaccacaaccaccaccaccactgtcgCCACCACCACTGCCATGACAACAGCCACAGCCGTGCTTCCAACAACAGTCGTGACCACCTCTGACCTCACATCCACACCACCACTTCAGATGAGAACTACAGCTGCACTCACAACCACGGCCTCCGTGTGCCCTCTGACAACACTGAGCTCCCTTCTGGAGGAAGACACGATACTGCTGACCCTTGAGCCTTCCACTGAGGGGCCCACCCTCACGGCAG aatTAGAGCCTGCCCTGCTCCCTAGGACCTCTCAGAGAAGTGTTGAGGAGACTTCTCACCGCAGCACTGCCTTACTCACATCCAAGA cACCTGAGACATCATTTCTTGTGCAAAATGAAGTCGAACCAGAACAG ATAAGAATGACCAGCAACTACGATCTGCTCATGATCATtgctccgtccctgggattcgtGCTGTTGGCATTGCTTCTGGCGTTTTTTCTTCGAG GGAAATTCGTGAAAGCCAATTGTTTCCAGAAACACACCAG GCTAGACAATGTTGGAGAAGGTAAAGATGTTCTCAATGGAACAGAAGATGAAGATGGTCTTTTCACACTGTGA